A window of Coturnix japonica isolate 7356 chromosome 2, Coturnix japonica 2.1, whole genome shotgun sequence contains these coding sequences:
- the NKIRAS1 gene encoding NF-kappa-B inhibitor-interacting Ras-like protein 1 isoform X4, translating to MEDVYLASVETDRGVKEQLRLYDTRGLQEGVELPKHYFSVADGFILVYAITSLEAFQRVEQLKKEIDIFRDKKEVTVIVLGNKMDLLEQRQVETEAAQQWARAEKVRLWEVTVTDRKTLLEPFTFLASKLSQSQNKSTFPLPGRKSKGNNCDN from the exons ATGGAAGACGTGTACTTGGCATCGGTGGAGACGGACCGAGGTGTGAAGGAGCAGCTGCGGCTGTATGACACCAGGGGTCTGCAGGAGGGCGTAGAGCTGCCGAAGCACTACTTCTCTGTTGCCGATGGCTTCATTCTCGTGTATGCCATCACCAGCCTTGAAGCCTTCCAGAGAGTTGAACAGCTCAAAAAAGAGATTGATATCTTCAGAGACAAGAAGGAG GTAACAGTTATCGTCTTGGGAAACAAAATGGACCTCCTGGAGCAAAGACAAgtggaaacagaagcagctcagcaatgGGCAAGGGCTGAGAAAGTGAGACTGTGGGAAGTGACTGTGACAGATCGGAAAACACTGCTTGAGCCATTCACCTTCCTAGCGAGCAAACTCTCCCAGTCCCAGAACAAATCAACGTTTCCCTTGCCTGGAAGGAAGAGCAAAGGGAATAACTGCGATAACTAA
- the NKIRAS1 gene encoding NF-kappa-B inhibitor-interacting Ras-like protein 1 isoform X2, producing MAPNAGKEEGRHPQPPAAAPRFRRRPRRLMGNVVPWGLIRPAAAPCQPMSGGGVSGAAPWAVWDGLEEGATMEDVYLASVETDRGVKEQLRLYDTRGLQEGVELPKHYFSVADGFILVYAITSLEAFQRVEQLKKEIDIFRDKKEVTVIVLGNKMDLLEQRQVETEAAQQWARAEKVRLWEVTVTDRKTLLEPFTFLASKLSQSQNKSTFPLPGRKSKGNNCDN from the exons ATGGCGCCCAACGCCGGAAAGGAAGAAGGCCGCCACCCACAACCCCCTGCGGCGGCACCGCGCTTCCGGCGGCGGCCCCGGCGCCTCATGGGTAACGTAGTCCCGTGGGGGCTCATccgccccgcagccgccccGTGTCAGCCAATGAGCGGCGGGGGAGTGTCCGGGGCGGCTCCATGGGCGGTGTGGGACG GTTTAGAAGAGGGTGCCACAATGGAAGACGTGTACTTGGCATCGGTGGAGACGGACCGAGGTGTGAAGGAGCAGCTGCGGCTGTATGACACCAGGGGTCTGCAGGAGGGCGTAGAGCTGCCGAAGCACTACTTCTCTGTTGCCGATGGCTTCATTCTCGTGTATGCCATCACCAGCCTTGAAGCCTTCCAGAGAGTTGAACAGCTCAAAAAAGAGATTGATATCTTCAGAGACAAGAAGGAG GTAACAGTTATCGTCTTGGGAAACAAAATGGACCTCCTGGAGCAAAGACAAgtggaaacagaagcagctcagcaatgGGCAAGGGCTGAGAAAGTGAGACTGTGGGAAGTGACTGTGACAGATCGGAAAACACTGCTTGAGCCATTCACCTTCCTAGCGAGCAAACTCTCCCAGTCCCAGAACAAATCAACGTTTCCCTTGCCTGGAAGGAAGAGCAAAGGGAATAACTGCGATAACTAA
- the RPL15 gene encoding 60S ribosomal protein L15, which yields MGAYKYIQELWRKKQSDVMRFLLRVRCWQYRQLSALHRAPRPTRPDKARRLGYKAKQGYVIYRVRVRRGGRKRPVPKGATYGKPVHHGVNQLKFARSLQSVAEERAGRHCGALRVLNSYWVGEDSTYKFFEVILIDPFHKAIRRNPDTQWITKPVHKHREMRGLTSAGRKSRGLGKGHKFHHTIGGSRRAAWRRRNTLQLHRYR from the exons ATGGGTGCCTACAAGTACATCCAGGAGTTGTGGAGGAAGAAGCAGTCAGATGTGATGCGTTTCCTCCTCCGTGTCCGCTGCTGGCAGTACCGCCAGCTGTCGGCTTTGCATCGCGCTCCCCGGCCAACCAGGCCAGACAAAGCTCGCAGGCTGGGATATAAGGCCAAGCAAG GTTATGTTATCTACCGTGTCCGTGTTCGCCGTGGTGGTCGTAAGCGCCCTGTCCCAAAAGGTGCAACCTATGGGAAGCCTGTGCATCATGGTGTCAACCAGCTGAAGTTTGCCCGCAGCCTTCAGTCTGTAGCAGAG GAGCGTGCTGGCCGTCACTGTGGGGCTCTGAGAGTCTTGAACTCCTACTGGGTGGGTGAAGATTCCACTTACAAGTTTTTTGAGGTGATCCTGATCGATCCCTTCCACAAGGCCATCCGGCGCAACCCCGATACCCAATGGATCACCAAGCCCGTTCACAAGCACAGAGAGATGCGTGGGCTGACGTCAGCCGGGAGGAAGAGCCGCGGTCTTGGCAAGGGCCACAAATTCCATCACACCATTGGTGGCTCACGTCGTGCCGCCTGGAGAAGGCGTAATACCCTGCAGCTGCACCGCTACCGCTAA
- the NKIRAS1 gene encoding NF-kappa-B inhibitor-interacting Ras-like protein 1 isoform X1: MAPNAGKEEGRHPQPPAAAPRFRRRPRRLMGNVVPWGLIRPAAAPCQPMSGGGVSGAAPWAVWDGESGLEEGATMEDVYLASVETDRGVKEQLRLYDTRGLQEGVELPKHYFSVADGFILVYAITSLEAFQRVEQLKKEIDIFRDKKEVTVIVLGNKMDLLEQRQVETEAAQQWARAEKVRLWEVTVTDRKTLLEPFTFLASKLSQSQNKSTFPLPGRKSKGNNCDN; this comes from the exons ATGGCGCCCAACGCCGGAAAGGAAGAAGGCCGCCACCCACAACCCCCTGCGGCGGCACCGCGCTTCCGGCGGCGGCCCCGGCGCCTCATGGGTAACGTAGTCCCGTGGGGGCTCATccgccccgcagccgccccGTGTCAGCCAATGAGCGGCGGGGGAGTGTCCGGGGCGGCTCCATGGGCGGTGTGGGACGGTGAGTCAg GTTTAGAAGAGGGTGCCACAATGGAAGACGTGTACTTGGCATCGGTGGAGACGGACCGAGGTGTGAAGGAGCAGCTGCGGCTGTATGACACCAGGGGTCTGCAGGAGGGCGTAGAGCTGCCGAAGCACTACTTCTCTGTTGCCGATGGCTTCATTCTCGTGTATGCCATCACCAGCCTTGAAGCCTTCCAGAGAGTTGAACAGCTCAAAAAAGAGATTGATATCTTCAGAGACAAGAAGGAG GTAACAGTTATCGTCTTGGGAAACAAAATGGACCTCCTGGAGCAAAGACAAgtggaaacagaagcagctcagcaatgGGCAAGGGCTGAGAAAGTGAGACTGTGGGAAGTGACTGTGACAGATCGGAAAACACTGCTTGAGCCATTCACCTTCCTAGCGAGCAAACTCTCCCAGTCCCAGAACAAATCAACGTTTCCCTTGCCTGGAAGGAAGAGCAAAGGGAATAACTGCGATAACTAA
- the NKIRAS1 gene encoding NF-kappa-B inhibitor-interacting Ras-like protein 1 isoform X3 has translation MGKGYKVVVCGMAAVGKTAILEQLLYGKNTVGLEEGATMEDVYLASVETDRGVKEQLRLYDTRGLQEGVELPKHYFSVADGFILVYAITSLEAFQRVEQLKKEIDIFRDKKEVTVIVLGNKMDLLEQRQVETEAAQQWARAEKVRLWEVTVTDRKTLLEPFTFLASKLSQSQNKSTFPLPGRKSKGNNCDN, from the exons ATGGGGAAGGGCTACAAGGTGGTGGTCTGCGGAATGGCGGCTGTGGGGAAAACTGCCATTTTGGAGCAGCTTCTCTATGGAAAGAACACTGTCG GTTTAGAAGAGGGTGCCACAATGGAAGACGTGTACTTGGCATCGGTGGAGACGGACCGAGGTGTGAAGGAGCAGCTGCGGCTGTATGACACCAGGGGTCTGCAGGAGGGCGTAGAGCTGCCGAAGCACTACTTCTCTGTTGCCGATGGCTTCATTCTCGTGTATGCCATCACCAGCCTTGAAGCCTTCCAGAGAGTTGAACAGCTCAAAAAAGAGATTGATATCTTCAGAGACAAGAAGGAG GTAACAGTTATCGTCTTGGGAAACAAAATGGACCTCCTGGAGCAAAGACAAgtggaaacagaagcagctcagcaatgGGCAAGGGCTGAGAAAGTGAGACTGTGGGAAGTGACTGTGACAGATCGGAAAACACTGCTTGAGCCATTCACCTTCCTAGCGAGCAAACTCTCCCAGTCCCAGAACAAATCAACGTTTCCCTTGCCTGGAAGGAAGAGCAAAGGGAATAACTGCGATAACTAA